ctgggtcacctgtatggagagaaagaaaaacaaaaaaaaacaggggagacagcaaacaacaaagagcaacataataaaaaaaaaaaaaaaagcaccatcacaataaactagctagtcatagatatcagtagttactaaataataaacgatattgtacagcacgcaagatagacagcacacagtgtgctttgaggcagcagccaagaaataaatatatatatatatatatatatatatatatatatatatatatatatatatatatatatatatatatatatatatatatatatatatatatatatagtgagaGAGAGATAAGATTTTAAGTTTTAAAGCATTTCTTATTCAACAGGGCCACCTGTACAGGCTTTTATTCTACATCAAAGTACTTGACAATTACCTACACAGTTATAGTTTTATATAAGTTTTTTCATAATCCAATATAAAAATTTCTGGATATTTTTTACAAGAATTAATGAACGCTTTCTCCTTTATAATTACAGAACAGTCTGGTAATTTTAGCTACCAGAACTTttgctgtaattttacacatttattttttacaatacaAGCACAAAGAGTCAGGCTGCCacaacagcttttattttccaTGTAGAAAAACTAAGACGTGTagttgaaattgcacttcttttcCTTAAATTAAGGTATCTCGGGCATAAAACATGTAGTTAAAACTATATGAAATTTCACTGGTCTCCCCCACTTCAGATCAAACTGGACTGTATTTGGCCCACACTGTAAAATTAGTTTGTTACTTCAAAGGCGCATGGACATCTGCTCAGGTTTAAGTTCCAGCAACACTTGTACTACAAAGAACTACTTTAATACTTCTTAATAAGAGTTACTGGACCTTCAACCAATTCAGAATCCTTTATAACATAACCATAATGACTGACACCTGATTATTATCAGGATCAGCGTAGTAAAaattattgtatatattgtatattgagTACAATTCAAATATATTACTGTAAGAAAAATGTTCTTTCTTCAGTTTAAAtcaattttgtttatatagtGCAAAATCCCTTCAAGGCATTATATACTTTATATTCAAAGGCATAGacccctacaataatacaatcaAACGAACCCCTTTGAAGCCAAGCAGTTGACAACAATGAGGAGGAAAAACACTCTTTTCATACAGAAAGAAGCCTCCAGTAGAACCAGGTTctgggaggggcagccatccgCCCACACCATTTGGGGTTcaggggaaaaggaaaagaaatgggAGATCTTGTCTCCACTGTGCGATAACAATAAAGGCTAAAAAGTCGCAACAAAAAGGAATAACGTTAATGCATGATGAAAGTTGCAACACTTACCGAGATGATGATTGTTGGGTTCCCATCTTCATCCCTGATTCGGCGCTGCCTGAACACCGGTGGGATCACAGCGGGCTCAGAGATCGACTCGTCACCCAGTATCAAACCCAGgctgtcttcttctgttgtACCATCCTCTGCATTAGTTGCAGGCATGGCTACGGTGACTGAGTGGCTGCTCAGCTCAGTGAAAAGCAGCAGAGTTAAGAAGACAGAGTAGACAGAGATCATGGTATCTACAATGTTTATTTCTTAAGACTTTCGCCAGTTGAGCCTTGCCTTAACAACTGGTATGATTGGACTTTAAGCTGCTTTATATATTGAGGGAGAGAGCATTTTGCTGCCAGCTCACAATTGTTTAATGTACAAAATCATCATCATGTCTCCCACAGGGACACATCAACGTATAAGATCAAAGGTCACAGGAGATGTGGTATAAGTCCATTAACAGGGAAGCAAAAGGTGACAAACTTCATTTAGTACATTTAAAGATTTGGCGAATTAAGGTTATTAAAGATGGGGAAACATGGTGTGCTATAATTTTAACCA
The Astatotilapia calliptera chromosome 17, fAstCal1.2, whole genome shotgun sequence genome window above contains:
- the pmch gene encoding pro-MCH: MISVYSVFLTLLLFTELSSHSVTVAMPATNAEDGTTEEDSLGLILGDESISEPAVIPPVFRQRRIRDEDGNPTIIISDARLKGHSVRGLNPAFTRSLPLLADRSLSHTPAEYSVKIDRRDTDLDVLRCMIGRVYRPCWEA